From one Agathobaculum sp. NTUH-O15-33 genomic stretch:
- a CDS encoding PcfB family protein: protein MNNEDVSRRSIAVTMKAGKLTARGLAYVLQAAGQKIRKAHREHQAPHGRQSVKQLMAHGAATSSIEVDAPRLFDRAARKWNVDYAFYQTGPDKYLLFFKSAQADAITACFSEYSKLVLKRDKSRPAPIREQVKQAAEQVKQQPQHERERVKEAAREDR from the coding sequence TTGAATAATGAGGACGTGTCGCGGCGCTCCATCGCCGTGACCATGAAAGCGGGCAAGCTGACGGCGCGGGGGCTGGCGTATGTGCTCCAGGCCGCCGGGCAGAAAATCCGCAAGGCCCACCGGGAACACCAGGCTCCCCACGGGCGGCAAAGCGTGAAACAGCTCATGGCCCACGGCGCGGCCACCAGCAGTATTGAGGTGGACGCGCCCCGGCTCTTTGACCGGGCGGCCCGGAAATGGAACGTGGACTATGCTTTTTACCAGACCGGGCCGGACAAATACCTGTTGTTTTTCAAGTCCGCCCAGGCCGACGCCATCACCGCCTGTTTTTCGGAGTATTCAAAATTGGTGCTCAAACGGGATAAATCCCGGCCCGCTCCGATCCGGGAACAGGTAAAGCAAGCGGCGGAACAAGTGAAACAACAACCCCAGCATGAACGGGAACGGGTAAAGGAGGCGGCGCGTGAGGACAGATAA
- a CDS encoding acyl-CoA dehydrogenase family protein, translating to MEFHFTDEEQKLIDQIHEFAVNEVAPLATELDEQERFPSEALTRLREMNMMGVCYPKEVGGGGHSYLAYIAMVEELAKYCATTSIMFAAHHSLGAYALSVLGTPEQKEKYLAPLLKGEKLGAFGATEPGAGCDLGGQRTRAEDMGDHWLLNGSKIFITNGYYADIYFISAVTDPSQKSRGISAFVVEKGTPGFSFGKKEKKMGIRGSATYELVFEDCKIPKENLLGELGKGFKTALTTLDGGRISVGAQAVGIAQGAIDCCKKYVTEHMLGEQRISQYQYTQFQLADMQTKVDAARLLVHRAAQAKQNNESFAQYAAMGKLFASETAVDVTRRCIDLVGLDGVSSKYPFERFMRDSKITEIYEGTSEVQRMVISSAMGIK from the coding sequence ATGGAGTTTCACTTTACAGATGAAGAACAGAAATTGATTGACCAAATTCACGAGTTTGCGGTCAACGAGGTTGCGCCTTTGGCTACGGAGCTTGACGAACAAGAGCGTTTCCCGTCTGAGGCACTCACAAGGCTGCGCGAGATGAATATGATGGGGGTTTGCTATCCGAAAGAAGTCGGCGGCGGCGGACATTCGTATTTGGCCTACATCGCTATGGTAGAGGAGTTGGCGAAATATTGCGCCACAACTTCAATCATGTTTGCCGCACACCATTCTCTCGGAGCCTATGCGCTTTCTGTACTTGGCACCCCGGAGCAGAAAGAAAAGTACCTTGCTCCGCTTTTGAAAGGGGAAAAGCTCGGCGCTTTTGGCGCGACGGAGCCGGGAGCAGGTTGTGATTTAGGCGGCCAGCGGACAAGAGCCGAGGATATGGGTGATCACTGGCTGCTGAACGGCTCTAAAATTTTTATCACAAATGGTTACTATGCCGATATTTATTTTATCAGCGCGGTAACTGATCCCAGCCAAAAAAGCAGAGGCATTTCCGCTTTTGTCGTGGAAAAGGGAACGCCCGGTTTCTCGTTTGGGAAAAAAGAAAAAAAGATGGGTATTCGTGGTTCCGCGACATATGAGTTGGTATTCGAGGACTGCAAAATACCAAAGGAGAACCTGCTTGGCGAGTTGGGGAAAGGCTTTAAGACGGCGCTTACAACATTAGACGGCGGCCGCATCAGCGTGGGGGCGCAGGCTGTCGGTATTGCTCAGGGGGCCATTGACTGTTGCAAAAAATATGTAACCGAACATATGCTGGGAGAACAGAGAATTTCCCAGTATCAATACACTCAATTTCAACTGGCTGATATGCAGACAAAAGTAGATGCGGCCCGTCTGCTTGTTCATCGTGCGGCACAAGCAAAGCAGAACAACGAATCGTTTGCACAATATGCCGCTATGGGCAAATTGTTTGCCTCTGAGACCGCTGTGGATGTAACTAGGCGTTGTATTGATCTGGTTGGGCTCGATGGCGTTTCAAGCAAATACCCATTTGAAAGATTTATGCGCGACTCGAAAATCACAGAAATTTATGAAGGCACAAGCGAAGTTCAGCGTATGGTTATTTCTTCTGCTATGGGAATTAAATAA
- a CDS encoding DUF4315 family protein: MATSKSAKIQGEIDKARAKLNEQQARLRELEQKHKEAENEEIVDIVRGMSIPLDELPVLLQKLKSGGADGPAPTSGQNVQKSEGKEEPAHEE, from the coding sequence ATGGCGACAAGCAAAAGCGCGAAAATCCAGGGCGAAATTGACAAGGCGCGGGCCAAGCTCAATGAACAGCAGGCCCGGCTTCGGGAACTTGAACAGAAACACAAGGAGGCCGAAAACGAGGAGATCGTGGATATTGTGCGGGGTATGAGCATCCCCCTTGACGAGCTCCCCGTCCTGCTCCAAAAGCTCAAAAGCGGCGGGGCCGACGGCCCGGCCCCCACCTCTGGACAAAATGTCCAGAAGTCCGAGGGAAAGGAGGAACCCGCCCATGAGGAATAA
- a CDS encoding MT-A70 family methyltransferase: protein MIYADPPWRYAQKGLQGAAEKHYPTMGIDELCALPVADLAAPDSALFLWATFPQLPEALRLIQAWGFTFKTVAFVWLKKNRVADSWFYGLGFWTRGNAEVCLLATKGHPKRQAANVHQFIISPIEGHSKKPDDAREKIVSLLGDVPRVELFARQSPPGWDVWGNEVEPSPDLWTFCPEVRGGERRL, encoded by the coding sequence GTGATTTATGCCGATCCCCCCTGGCGCTATGCTCAAAAGGGCTTGCAGGGGGCGGCAGAAAAGCATTACCCCACAATGGGGATCGACGAGCTTTGCGCTCTGCCTGTGGCCGATCTTGCGGCCCCGGACAGCGCGCTTTTTTTGTGGGCCACGTTCCCCCAGCTCCCGGAGGCCCTGCGACTGATCCAGGCGTGGGGCTTCACATTCAAAACAGTGGCTTTTGTCTGGCTGAAAAAGAACCGTGTCGCGGATAGCTGGTTTTATGGGCTCGGTTTCTGGACGCGGGGAAATGCGGAGGTTTGTCTGCTGGCAACAAAAGGCCACCCGAAACGGCAGGCGGCCAACGTCCACCAATTCATTATTTCCCCCATTGAGGGCCACAGCAAAAAGCCGGACGATGCGCGGGAAAAGATTGTTTCCCTGCTGGGGGACGTGCCCCGCGTGGAGCTCTTTGCCCGGCAGTCCCCGCCCGGCTGGGACGTATGGGGAAACGAGGTGGAACCCTCGCCCGACCTCTGGACATTTTGTCCAGAAGTCCGGGGCGGCGAAAGGAGGCTATAA
- a CDS encoding plasmid mobilization protein — MTKQRQRPIHLHVMVSEEEQTLIQERMAEAGIRNMGAYMRKMALNGYVLHVDLSPVQELVSLQRRCSNNLNQVAIQANTYGGIYPEEIKALQRDYAELWGPLSALLEKLSQVVKL; from the coding sequence GTGACGAAACAGCGCCAGCGCCCCATCCATCTGCACGTCATGGTTTCCGAGGAGGAGCAGACGCTGATCCAGGAACGCATGGCCGAGGCGGGCATCCGCAACATGGGCGCGTATATGCGGAAAATGGCGCTGAATGGCTATGTACTCCACGTTGACCTTTCCCCGGTGCAGGAGCTCGTTTCACTCCAGCGCCGGTGCTCTAACAATCTAAATCAGGTAGCGATCCAGGCCAACACCTACGGGGGCATATACCCGGAGGAGATTAAGGCCCTGCAACGGGACTATGCGGAACTGTGGGGCCCCCTTTCCGCCCTGCTGGAAAAGCTGTCTCAGGTGGTGAAGCTCTGA
- a CDS encoding CD1107 family mobile element protein: MDGKTTTKSRYIECFDRTAPTVKTGISGRMLRVEASDELSGVEAIYIDGERYDDLTNGALDVPLRDLEDDYDQFSIQAVDGAGNKSKTVQVKNPNYKAPTTNKGEDKPTTSTPAPCPTPTPAPTPAPETTTPPVSGSTAKPTGGGTTSKPTGGSSGGSSAVKPTETPEPEEEKEPNPFTPEGSGEVVDNATDGDGKEFFTITTADESVFYLVIDRQRGTENVYFLNAVTLADLEALAVSNGEELPGTVAPAPAPEPTPEPEPTPEPEPAPEPEQKPNAAPLLLGLAVLLIGGGAGWYFKIYRPKHAPAPEPEEDYDESDPYADGDPRDADGESDSDGEPEQ, from the coding sequence ATGGACGGCAAGACCACCACAAAAAGCCGGTATATTGAGTGCTTTGACCGCACGGCCCCCACGGTAAAAACCGGGATCAGCGGGCGGATGCTCCGCGTGGAGGCCAGCGACGAGCTCTCTGGCGTGGAGGCGATTTACATTGACGGGGAACGGTACGACGATTTAACCAATGGCGCGCTTGATGTTCCGCTCCGGGATTTGGAGGACGATTACGACCAGTTTTCCATCCAGGCTGTGGACGGTGCCGGGAACAAGTCTAAAACGGTGCAGGTGAAAAATCCGAACTATAAGGCCCCTACCACAAACAAGGGAGAGGATAAGCCTACCACGAGCACCCCCGCGCCGTGTCCTACTCCTACCCCGGCCCCCACGCCCGCGCCGGAAACGACCACCCCGCCCGTTTCCGGCAGTACGGCCAAACCCACGGGCGGCGGTACAACAAGCAAGCCCACGGGCGGGAGCTCCGGCGGCTCATCCGCTGTAAAGCCCACCGAAACCCCGGAGCCGGAGGAAGAGAAAGAACCGAACCCATTTACCCCGGAGGGCTCCGGCGAGGTGGTGGATAACGCCACGGACGGCGACGGCAAGGAGTTTTTTACCATCACCACGGCGGACGAGTCCGTTTTCTATCTGGTGATTGACCGCCAGCGCGGGACGGAAAATGTGTATTTCCTGAACGCCGTCACCCTGGCCGACCTGGAGGCCCTGGCGGTAAGCAACGGGGAGGAGCTCCCCGGAACCGTGGCCCCGGCCCCCGCGCCGGAGCCTACTCCTGAACCAGAACCCACCCCGGAGCCGGAACCCGCGCCCGAACCGGAACAAAAGCCCAACGCCGCGCCGCTCTTGCTGGGGCTGGCCGTGCTCCTGATCGGCGGCGGGGCCGGATGGTACTTCAAGATTTACCGCCCGAAACACGCGCCCGCCCCGGAGCCGGAGGAGGACTATGATGAGTCCGATCCTTACGCGGACGGCGATCCCCGGGACGCGGACGGCGAAAGCGACAGCGACGGGGAGCCGGAACAATGA
- a CDS encoding DUF4316 domain-containing protein, producing MENTPLKTAELSPEQNTNQIDGIINNLPAPPPLPVLPAPVVETDKVKEPPRRTRSREREER from the coding sequence ATGGAAAATACCCCTTTGAAAACTGCCGAGCTTTCCCCGGAACAGAACACGAACCAGATCGACGGTATCATCAACAATCTTCCGGCCCCGCCGCCCCTGCCCGTGCTCCCGGCCCCGGTGGTGGAAACGGACAAGGTAAAGGAACCGCCCCGCCGTACCCGGAGCCGGGAACGGGAGGAGCGGTGA
- a CDS encoding DUF7768 domain-containing protein, with product MKRPLAYITAAWYGGESENAEQAARYCRTVYEAGFSPICPALYLPLILNDAIPEEHKDGIDMGRNLLRRSHVLVVCGHTVTESMKNDIAVAQRLGITATTLEGILTVKGQGRRE from the coding sequence ATGAAACGACCCCTTGCATACATTACCGCCGCATGGTACGGCGGCGAAAGTGAAAACGCGGAACAGGCGGCCCGGTATTGCCGGACGGTGTACGAGGCGGGCTTTTCGCCCATCTGCCCCGCTCTGTATCTCCCGCTTATTCTCAATGACGCGATCCCGGAGGAACACAAGGACGGCATCGACATGGGCCGGAACCTGCTCCGGCGCTCTCATGTGCTGGTGGTGTGCGGCCATACCGTCACGGAGTCCATGAAAAATGATATTGCTGTTGCCCAGCGGCTGGGGATCACGGCGACCACGCTGGAGGGTATCCTGACCGTCAAGGGCCAGGGCCGCCGTGAGTAA
- a CDS encoding LysR family transcriptional regulator has product MDTKNLFTLVTIIETGSFQKAATQLNYAPSTVTSQMRQLEGELSMRLFEKVGRKMELTQAGKEIMPFIETILQNAEQISNYKKDISQITGTLRLVAPDSIFIYIMQPIIKAILHDAPNVRLIINSLPSDDINQAIVNGSADIGIDCDKGHFPDTVLHPASKPFQACLIGSPFLNPKELDFVSPHQRKPISMIYNEPNANYQKDITAYLDKKDIVLNPDMKLQSIEAVKKSVMNNFGIAYVPRFSVEEELKDGSLLQLKTELDDQIYPAVCVFHRNKWISPQMELAFKILHEQFGIEFDY; this is encoded by the coding sequence ATGGACACGAAAAATCTTTTTACCTTGGTAACGATTATAGAAACTGGCAGTTTTCAGAAAGCGGCCACACAGTTAAACTATGCCCCTTCTACCGTAACATCTCAAATGAGGCAGTTAGAGGGTGAATTGTCAATGAGGCTATTTGAAAAAGTTGGACGAAAAATGGAGCTTACTCAGGCAGGAAAAGAAATCATGCCTTTTATTGAAACTATCCTGCAAAATGCAGAACAAATCAGCAATTATAAAAAAGATATATCGCAGATCACGGGCACCTTGCGGCTCGTTGCACCAGACTCTATTTTTATTTATATCATGCAACCCATTATCAAAGCGATTTTACATGACGCACCCAATGTACGCCTTATTATCAACTCGCTCCCGTCGGATGACATTAATCAAGCGATTGTCAATGGGTCTGCCGATATTGGAATTGATTGTGATAAGGGTCACTTCCCGGATACGGTACTGCATCCGGCGTCGAAACCATTCCAAGCGTGTCTGATTGGTTCGCCGTTTCTAAATCCAAAAGAACTGGATTTTGTTTCTCCACACCAAAGAAAGCCGATCAGCATGATTTATAACGAGCCTAACGCAAATTATCAAAAGGATATTACAGCCTATTTGGATAAGAAAGATATTGTCCTCAATCCAGACATGAAATTGCAAAGCATAGAGGCCGTTAAGAAAAGTGTAATGAACAATTTTGGTATTGCTTATGTTCCACGTTTTTCTGTCGAGGAAGAATTAAAAGACGGCTCTTTGCTCCAACTCAAAACAGAATTGGACGATCAAATATACCCAGCGGTCTGTGTATTCCACCGGAACAAATGGATCAGCCCGCAAATGGAATTGGCGTTCAAAATTCTGCATGAACAATTTGGAATAGAGTTTGACTATTAG
- a CDS encoding ParB/RepB/Spo0J family partition protein, translating to MPPAPEQEAEQGTIPGMNEKPDLSETVIDLAAARKAAKEQPAPEAGAPGKEGPPTPAPEKPCRGRRPKAEKGEPSAPDKQDKMSRSGPGGAGTTKKEKAPTEKAKAPKKEKAPRAPKDKGGGGGPASGPAAGAPPVPEQPPEPRDASRGGEEKIVYLNLSELHAFKNHPFKVRDDVEMQALVESVKDKGVHQPALVRPREGGGYEIVTGHRRQKASELAGFANMPCIVREMTDDEAKLAMTDDNLRHREKLLPSEKAAALQQQFEAISHQGVAGDDKEGKLSMEIVGKRNGMSGKTVQRYRWLNDLVPELRELMDGGKLSFTPAVEISRIKPDNQKYIAVAIEGEQASPSVSQAQTLRKLDQAGELNHDKIDGILSQPKKEVEDKVIITTAELEKYFGKGTEAREMKDKIIALLDDWKEKQPPELGKGTKKVEQEK from the coding sequence GTGCCCCCTGCGCCGGAGCAGGAGGCCGAACAGGGCACTATCCCCGGCATGAACGAAAAGCCCGATCTCTCTGAAACGGTGATCGACCTTGCGGCTGCGCGTAAAGCCGCAAAGGAACAGCCCGCGCCGGAGGCTGGTGCGCCTGGGAAAGAGGGGCCTCCCACTCCCGCGCCTGAAAAACCGTGCCGTGGCCGCCGCCCGAAAGCGGAAAAGGGGGAGCCGTCCGCGCCTGACAAACAGGACAAAATGTCCAGAAGTGGGCCAGGCGGCGCTGGCACGACGAAAAAGGAAAAGGCCCCCACGGAAAAGGCGAAAGCACCCAAAAAAGAGAAAGCCCCCCGCGCCCCAAAAGACAAGGGCGGCGGAGGCGGCCCCGCGTCCGGCCCTGCGGCTGGCGCTCCCCCTGTGCCGGAACAGCCCCCGGAGCCCCGCGACGCATCCCGTGGCGGTGAGGAAAAGATCGTCTATCTCAATCTGAGCGAGCTCCATGCGTTCAAAAATCACCCGTTCAAGGTGCGGGACGATGTGGAAATGCAGGCCCTTGTGGAGAGCGTCAAGGATAAGGGCGTACACCAGCCCGCGCTGGTGCGTCCCCGCGAGGGCGGCGGGTATGAGATTGTCACGGGGCACAGGCGGCAAAAGGCCAGCGAACTGGCGGGCTTTGCAAATATGCCGTGTATCGTCCGGGAAATGACGGACGACGAGGCCAAACTCGCCATGACGGACGATAACCTGCGGCACCGTGAAAAGCTCCTGCCCAGCGAAAAGGCGGCGGCCCTGCAACAGCAATTCGAGGCGATTTCCCATCAGGGGGTGGCCGGGGACGATAAAGAGGGCAAGCTGTCAATGGAAATTGTAGGCAAGCGCAACGGCATGAGCGGAAAAACGGTACAGCGGTATCGGTGGTTAAATGACCTCGTTCCCGAACTGCGGGAGCTCATGGACGGCGGCAAGCTGTCTTTTACCCCCGCCGTGGAGATTTCCCGGATCAAGCCGGACAACCAGAAATATATTGCCGTTGCCATTGAGGGGGAGCAGGCTTCGCCGTCTGTCTCCCAGGCGCAAACGCTCCGCAAGCTGGATCAGGCCGGGGAGCTCAACCATGACAAGATCGACGGTATCTTGTCGCAACCGAAAAAGGAGGTAGAGGATAAAGTGATTATCACAACTGCGGAACTGGAGAAATATTTTGGCAAGGGCACGGAGGCCCGCGAAATGAAAGACAAGATCATCGCCCTGCTGGACGACTGGAAAGAGAAACAGCCCCCGGAGCTCGGCAAGGGCACAAAAAAGGTGGAACAGGAAAAGTAA
- a CDS encoding cysteine-rich VLP protein, which produces MSRELTREEKAGIKKLVLSMCANYDREYGCLPLDCECYMLGKCYTGALCRYFREAVLPLDPALEAALCGEGAAPEMRLCPVCGRAFVPQGRRAYCSEACKAVGNRRKSRERMRKMRDKSGV; this is translated from the coding sequence ATGAGCCGGGAATTGACGCGGGAGGAAAAGGCAGGTATTAAAAAGCTGGTGCTTTCCATGTGCGCCAACTATGACCGGGAGTATGGCTGTCTGCCCCTGGATTGCGAGTGCTATATGCTCGGCAAGTGCTACACCGGGGCGCTGTGCCGATACTTCCGCGAGGCCGTGCTCCCTCTCGATCCGGCGCTGGAGGCGGCCCTCTGTGGGGAGGGCGCGGCCCCGGAAATGCGGCTTTGCCCGGTCTGCGGCAGGGCCTTTGTCCCCCAGGGGCGGCGGGCCTACTGCTCCGAGGCTTGTAAAGCCGTGGGGAACCGCCGCAAGAGCCGGGAACGGATGAGGAAAATGCGGGATAAATCCGGGGTATAA
- a CDS encoding DUF6674 family protein, with translation MEKHNAPGKEDFLAVLEQVAGLEKQLGAAVEELAAMRKELAEAREGPVKKSPG, from the coding sequence ATGGAGAAACACAACGCCCCCGGCAAGGAGGACTTTCTGGCGGTGCTGGAACAGGTGGCCGGGCTGGAAAAGCAATTAGGGGCGGCGGTGGAGGAACTGGCGGCCATGCGGAAAGAGCTGGCCGAGGCGCGGGAGGGCCCGGTTAAAAAAAGCCCTGGGTAA
- a CDS encoding VirB6/TrbL-like conjugal transfer protein, CD1112 family: MGILTDWITEFLKELLIGGIMGNLSGMFDSVNSRVGEIAAEVGTTPAAWNAGVFSLIRQLSETVILPIAGLILAFVATYELIQMILEKNNMHEFDVANIYKWAFKTACAILILSNTFNIVNAVFDVSQSVIANAGGLIQGSTDVSADMLTELETTLEGMDLGPLLGLWLQSSLIGITMWALNIVIFVIVYGRMIEIYLLTSLAPVPMATLANRELGGTGQNYLRSLFAVGFQGLLILVCVGIYAVLVQSIATGGDPIGAIWGTVGYTVLLCFMLFKTGSISKSIFSAH, from the coding sequence ATGGGTATTCTCACCGACTGGATCACAGAGTTTCTCAAGGAGCTTTTGATTGGCGGTATCATGGGCAACCTTTCCGGGATGTTCGATAGCGTCAACAGCCGGGTCGGGGAGATAGCGGCGGAGGTGGGGACTACCCCGGCGGCGTGGAACGCCGGGGTTTTCTCCCTCATTCGGCAACTATCCGAAACGGTGATCTTGCCGATAGCCGGTCTAATCCTGGCGTTTGTAGCGACCTATGAGCTCATCCAGATGATCCTGGAAAAAAACAATATGCACGAGTTTGACGTGGCGAATATCTACAAATGGGCTTTCAAAACGGCTTGTGCGATCTTGATACTCTCGAATACTTTCAACATTGTCAATGCGGTTTTTGACGTGTCGCAAAGCGTGATTGCCAACGCGGGCGGGCTGATCCAGGGCTCCACGGACGTTTCGGCGGATATGCTCACGGAGTTGGAAACGACGCTGGAGGGCATGGACTTGGGCCCCCTGCTGGGGCTCTGGCTCCAGTCCTCTCTCATCGGTATTACCATGTGGGCGCTGAATATCGTGATTTTCGTGATTGTCTACGGCAGAATGATTGAAATATATTTGCTCACCAGTTTAGCGCCTGTTCCTATGGCAACGCTGGCAAACCGGGAGCTTGGCGGCACGGGGCAGAACTATCTGCGTTCCCTGTTCGCGGTAGGCTTTCAAGGGCTCCTGATTTTGGTATGTGTCGGTATTTATGCGGTGCTCGTCCAGAGCATCGCCACGGGCGGCGACCCCATCGGGGCGATATGGGGAACCGTTGGCTACACGGTTTTACTTTGCTTTATGCTGTTCAAAACGGGCAGTATCTCGAAAAGCATTTTTAGCGCCCACTAA
- a CDS encoding Maff2 family mobile element protein has translation MEFFASAINTLQTLVIALGAGLGVWGVVNLLEGYGSDNPGAKSQGMKQLMAGGGIIVLGTTLIPLLSGLF, from the coding sequence ATGGAATTTTTCGCATCTGCTATCAACACTCTGCAAACCCTTGTGATCGCTCTGGGAGCCGGGCTCGGCGTGTGGGGAGTCGTGAACTTACTTGAAGGTTACGGGTCGGATAATCCTGGCGCAAAAAGTCAGGGTATGAAACAGCTAATGGCTGGCGGCGGCATCATCGTGCTTGGCACGACGCTGATCCCCCTGCTCTCCGGCTTGTTTTAA
- a CDS encoding DUF6674 family protein has translation MKALEKSVSTLREKLGQLKTAIIDGCKKTLTAFQEQGVSTLAHTAEFLHIRPALEAVGRELDQSIAQDEKALSVIANASREYHEAGLHLKNALRAVTGREPVGEPKGPGALARGLSVPLKAERAVLRSMKNRTTGALKRLEHLEQAARPPIRQTMEEMTAKAAAAQEVRERYAVPVKPKER, from the coding sequence GTGAAAGCTCTGGAAAAGAGTGTTTCCACCCTGCGGGAAAAACTGGGGCAGTTGAAAACGGCTATCATCGACGGGTGCAAAAAGACGCTGACGGCCTTTCAGGAGCAGGGTGTGTCGACCCTGGCGCACACGGCGGAGTTTCTGCATATCCGCCCGGCGCTGGAGGCGGTGGGCCGGGAATTGGATCAATCCATCGCCCAGGACGAAAAGGCGCTTTCCGTAATTGCGAACGCCAGCCGGGAATATCACGAGGCCGGGCTCCACCTGAAAAACGCGCTCCGGGCGGTGACGGGCCGGGAGCCTGTGGGAGAACCGAAAGGGCCCGGCGCTCTCGCCCGTGGGCTGTCTGTCCCCCTGAAAGCGGAGCGGGCCGTGCTCCGCTCCATGAAGAACCGGACAACCGGGGCCTTGAAACGGCTGGAACATCTGGAACAGGCCGCCCGGCCCCCGATCCGGCAGACAATGGAGGAAATGACGGCGAAAGCGGCGGCGGCCCAGGAGGTGCGGGAACGGTACGCGGTGCCCGTCAAGCCCAAAGAGCGGTAG
- a CDS encoding DNA-methyltransferase — MHDENTSGQNVQSFAPDGRPLMPDGLFLMDGIEGLRSLPRHSVDMLLTDPPYGTTRNYWDVPLPLEELWEAVRWAVKPEGAVLLFAQCPYDKVLGSSNLSMLRYEWVWYKSRCTGFLNARRAPLKKSENILVFYQKAPDYYPQFEQGEPYKKIQTNSGQSPNYGKFTRSGGGSEDGRRFPGNVLAFPCVSRTIHPTQKPVELCEYLIKTYTREGQVVADICAGSGTTAVAALNTGRRFICFENAPAFYGPAVERLEQAREAVAGGGKGV; from the coding sequence ATGCACGATGAAAACACTTCTGGACAAAATGTCCAGAGCTTTGCCCCGGACGGGCGGCCCCTTATGCCGGACGGCCTTTTTCTCATGGACGGGATCGAGGGCCTGCGCTCCCTGCCCCGTCATTCGGTGGATATGTTACTAACCGATCCGCCCTATGGAACTACCCGGAATTATTGGGATGTGCCGCTCCCGCTGGAGGAATTGTGGGAGGCAGTGCGGTGGGCCGTCAAGCCGGAGGGCGCGGTGCTCCTGTTCGCGCAGTGCCCCTATGACAAGGTTTTAGGCTCATCCAACCTCTCCATGCTCCGCTATGAGTGGGTGTGGTACAAGAGCCGTTGCACGGGCTTTCTCAACGCCCGCCGCGCCCCGCTGAAAAAGTCGGAGAACATTTTGGTATTTTACCAAAAGGCCCCGGACTACTATCCGCAGTTTGAGCAGGGGGAGCCCTATAAGAAAATCCAGACCAATAGCGGCCAGAGCCCCAACTATGGGAAGTTTACCCGATCCGGGGGCGGCTCGGAGGACGGGCGGCGCTTTCCGGGGAACGTGCTGGCGTTTCCCTGCGTGTCAAGAACCATCCACCCGACGCAAAAGCCGGTGGAGCTTTGCGAGTACCTGATTAAGACCTACACCCGCGAGGGGCAGGTGGTGGCTGATATTTGCGCGGGCTCCGGCACAACAGCCGTTGCCGCGCTCAACACAGGCCGCCGTTTCATCTGCTTTGAAAACGCCCCGGCGTTCTACGGCCCTGCCGTGGAGCGTTTGGAACAGGCACGGGAGGCCGTGGCGGGCGGCGGGAAAGGGGTGTAA